A region from the uncultured Stenotrophomonas sp. genome encodes:
- a CDS encoding Cbb3-type cytochrome c oxidase subunit produces MTTPWNWYVIALVLFNLLGCVWLLWWTSKRRPGDPKPEDTSHYWDGDITEYNKPMPRWWINGFYIAIVFGFGYLFWYGGFGTYEGFGKWSSQGEHAKEKAIEDAKLAQTFKPYEGQAIDALARDPKALALGRSIFGNTCATCHGSSGQGAIGYPNLADDIWHWGGSPERVLETVMDGREGIMPEWGTVLTGMGGPEAVDYTIAYVRTLAAPETLQNNFMAAQGKKLYEGVCVACHGVDGKGNQEIGAPDLTDNYWLYGSGRESLRKTINEGRHGSMPAHRELLGETRVRLVAAYVWSLSHNQGETKASTGTQ; encoded by the coding sequence ATGACCACCCCTTGGAACTGGTACGTCATCGCACTGGTGCTGTTCAACCTGCTCGGCTGCGTGTGGCTGCTGTGGTGGACCTCCAAGCGCCGCCCCGGCGACCCCAAGCCGGAGGACACCAGCCATTACTGGGACGGTGACATCACCGAGTACAACAAGCCGATGCCGCGCTGGTGGATCAACGGCTTCTACATCGCCATCGTGTTCGGCTTCGGCTACCTGTTCTGGTACGGCGGCTTCGGCACCTACGAGGGCTTCGGCAAATGGAGCTCGCAGGGCGAGCACGCCAAGGAAAAGGCGATCGAGGACGCCAAGCTCGCGCAAACCTTCAAGCCGTACGAAGGCCAGGCGATCGATGCGCTGGCCCGCGATCCCAAGGCGCTGGCCCTGGGCCGCTCGATCTTCGGCAATACCTGCGCCACCTGCCACGGCTCCTCGGGCCAGGGCGCCATCGGCTACCCGAACCTGGCCGACGACATCTGGCACTGGGGCGGCTCGCCCGAGCGCGTGCTGGAAACGGTGATGGACGGCCGCGAGGGCATCATGCCCGAGTGGGGCACCGTGCTCACCGGCATGGGCGGCCCGGAAGCGGTCGACTACACCATCGCCTACGTGCGCACCCTGGCGGCACCGGAAACGCTGCAGAACAACTTCATGGCCGCACAGGGCAAGAAGCTGTACGAAGGCGTCTGCGTGGCCTGCCACGGCGTCGACGGCAAGGGCAACCAGGAAATCGGCGCGCCCGACCTGACCGACAACTACTGGCTGTACGGCAGTGGCCGCGAGAGCCTGCGCAAGACCATCAACGAGGGCCGCCACGGCAGCATGCCGGCGCACCGCGAGCTGCTCGGCGAAACCCGTGTCCGCCTGGTTGCCGCATACGTCTGGTCGTTGTCGCATAATCAGGGCGAGACCAAGGCCAGCACAGGTACCCAGTGA
- a CDS encoding Cbb3-type cytochrome c oxidase subunit II has translation MGIAHEKVEKNVGLLAILVAVAVSLGGLAEIVPLMFQAEAIKPLPGVKPYPALELAGRDVYIREGCYGCHSQMVRTLRFETERYGHYSLAGESVYDRPFQWGSKRTGPDLARVGGRYSDAWHRVHLLNPRDVVPESNMPSYPWLEKNKLDGATVQAHMRAIQRIGDPYTDAEIAEAPAAVEGKTELDAVVAYLQGLGKNAPRGE, from the coding sequence ATGGGAATTGCACACGAGAAAGTCGAAAAGAACGTCGGCCTGCTGGCCATCCTCGTCGCCGTGGCGGTTTCGCTCGGCGGCCTGGCCGAGATCGTCCCGCTGATGTTCCAGGCCGAGGCCATCAAGCCCCTGCCCGGGGTGAAGCCCTACCCGGCGCTGGAGCTGGCCGGCCGCGACGTCTACATCCGCGAAGGCTGCTACGGCTGCCATTCGCAGATGGTGCGCACGCTGCGCTTCGAGACCGAGCGCTACGGCCACTACTCGCTGGCCGGCGAGTCGGTGTACGACCGCCCGTTCCAGTGGGGCTCCAAGCGCACCGGCCCGGACCTGGCCCGCGTCGGCGGCCGCTATTCCGATGCATGGCACCGCGTGCACCTGCTGAACCCGCGCGACGTGGTGCCCGAGTCGAACATGCCTTCCTACCCGTGGCTGGAGAAGAACAAGCTGGACGGCGCCACCGTGCAGGCGCACATGCGTGCCATCCAGCGGATCGGCGACCCCTACACCGACGCCGAGATCGCCGAGGCGCCTGCCGCGGTGGAAGGCAAGACCGAACTGGACGCGGTGGTGGCCTACCTGCAGGGCCTGGGCAAGAACGCACCGCGGGGAGAATGA
- a CDS encoding conserved hypothetical protein (Evidence 4 : Homologs of previously reported genes of unknown function): MTDYSEPRFDHPPRPLAQRVGAIAWPSFFAAGVATMVFFAFVDPLVLRDQTFPSLQMTREFGYTLGFLMFWLCTASSSLFTWILLRPASRFNHPLPRDK; this comes from the coding sequence GTGACCGATTACAGCGAGCCACGCTTCGACCATCCCCCACGCCCACTGGCCCAGCGCGTGGGGGCCATCGCCTGGCCCAGCTTCTTCGCCGCCGGCGTGGCGACGATGGTGTTCTTCGCCTTCGTCGACCCGCTGGTGCTGCGCGACCAGACCTTCCCCAGCCTGCAGATGACCCGCGAATTCGGCTACACGCTGGGTTTCCTGATGTTCTGGCTGTGCACCGCATCCTCGAGCCTGTTCACCTGGATCCTGCTGCGCCCGGCCAGCCGCTTCAACCATCCCCTGCCAAGGGACAAATGA
- a CDS encoding FixH family protein, whose translation MNEPKKSLWGIPALWLVVGLPLAAVAASVWLLVIAIRSGGADSISDPVDRVLQIQTADLGPDANARELGLSAVLRVEDGIVEVLPATGQFPRDTALQLTLEHPARQANDLDLELLPQGPGWRTEQAIEDGNDWLVQLRPADGQWRLKGRLPKQQHATRLSPWLGEEH comes from the coding sequence ATGAACGAACCCAAGAAATCCCTGTGGGGCATCCCCGCCCTGTGGCTGGTGGTGGGCCTGCCGTTGGCGGCCGTCGCGGCCAGCGTATGGCTGCTGGTGATCGCCATACGCTCCGGTGGCGCCGACAGCATCTCCGACCCGGTCGACCGCGTGCTGCAGATCCAGACCGCCGACCTCGGCCCTGACGCCAACGCCCGCGAGCTGGGCCTGAGCGCGGTACTGCGGGTCGAGGACGGCATCGTCGAGGTGCTGCCCGCCACCGGCCAGTTCCCGCGCGATACCGCGCTGCAACTCACCCTCGAACACCCGGCCCGGCAGGCCAACGACCTGGATCTGGAACTGCTGCCGCAAGGCCCCGGCTGGCGCACCGAACAGGCCATCGAGGATGGCAACGACTGGCTGGTGCAACTGCGCCCGGCCGACGGCCAGTGGCGGCTGAAGGGGCGCCTGCCCAAGCAGCAGCACGCCACCCGCCTCTCCCCGTGGCTGGGCGAGGAGCACTGA
- a CDS encoding Cytochrome c oxidase accessory protein CcoG, with protein MSKRIPLEVVKDQDESFYVSERKVYPRDVSGRFDRMRKLAVFWLLGMYYLFPWLSWDGRQAVLFDLPARKFYVFGLIFWPQDFSLLALLLIVLALTLFFVTALAGRLWCGYACPQTVWTECFLWMERWTEGDRIKRMKLDAGPWNREKVLRKGSKHVLWLFFALWTGFTFVGFFTPIVGLGQRLWPFDWNGAETFWVLFYALATWANAGILREQVCKYMCPYARFQSAMFDNDTLIIAYDPMRGEPRGPRKRGLPSVLQRARGLLDLASAYDYVFRASKHPSAAQARLQAAGTVMLGDAGTEAAPLPKFEPEELGDCIDCTMCVQVCPVGIDIRNGLQYECIACGACIDACDDVMDKVGMPHGLIRYTTQHALDGGKSRVLRPRIFIYGLLLLGLVGAWAWSVTHRDTLIVDVLRDRNALYRQTGDGQIENDYTLKLVNKNTQPRRYRISLGADDTGLRLNGPGTIEAGPEQVLPVVVSVTATEEIQGRRVLHFVVESEDGREKRVIENSFFGPVQ; from the coding sequence ATGAGCAAACGCATCCCGCTGGAGGTCGTGAAGGACCAGGACGAGTCGTTCTACGTCAGCGAGCGCAAGGTCTACCCGCGCGACGTGAGCGGCCGCTTCGACCGCATGCGCAAGCTGGCGGTGTTCTGGCTGCTGGGCATGTACTACCTGTTCCCGTGGCTGTCGTGGGACGGCCGCCAGGCGGTGCTGTTCGACCTGCCGGCGCGCAAGTTCTACGTGTTCGGCCTGATCTTCTGGCCGCAGGACTTCAGCCTGCTGGCGCTGCTGTTGATCGTGCTGGCGCTGACCCTGTTCTTCGTCACCGCACTGGCCGGGCGCCTGTGGTGCGGCTACGCCTGCCCGCAGACGGTGTGGACCGAATGCTTCCTGTGGATGGAGCGCTGGACCGAAGGCGACCGCATCAAGCGGATGAAGCTGGACGCCGGCCCCTGGAACCGCGAGAAGGTCCTGCGCAAGGGCTCCAAGCACGTGCTGTGGTTGTTCTTTGCGCTGTGGACCGGCTTCACCTTCGTCGGCTTCTTCACCCCGATCGTCGGCCTCGGCCAGCGGCTGTGGCCCTTCGACTGGAACGGCGCGGAAACCTTCTGGGTACTGTTCTATGCGCTGGCCACCTGGGCCAACGCCGGCATCCTGCGCGAGCAGGTCTGCAAGTACATGTGTCCATACGCGCGCTTCCAGAGCGCGATGTTCGACAACGACACCCTGATCATCGCCTACGACCCGATGCGCGGCGAACCGCGTGGCCCGCGCAAGCGCGGCCTGCCCAGCGTGCTGCAGCGTGCCCGCGGCCTGCTCGACCTGGCCAGCGCCTACGACTACGTGTTCCGTGCCAGCAAGCACCCCAGCGCCGCACAGGCGCGGCTGCAGGCCGCCGGCACGGTGATGCTGGGCGACGCCGGCACCGAGGCCGCGCCGCTGCCGAAGTTCGAGCCCGAGGAACTGGGTGACTGCATCGACTGCACCATGTGCGTGCAGGTGTGTCCGGTCGGCATCGACATCCGCAACGGCCTGCAGTACGAATGCATCGCCTGCGGCGCCTGCATCGATGCCTGCGACGATGTGATGGACAAGGTCGGCATGCCGCACGGGCTGATCCGCTACACCACCCAGCACGCGCTGGACGGCGGCAAGAGCCGGGTGCTGCGTCCGCGCATCTTCATCTACGGCCTGCTGCTGCTCGGCCTGGTCGGCGCATGGGCGTGGAGCGTGACCCACCGCGACACCCTGATCGTGGATGTGCTGCGCGACCGCAACGCGCTGTACCGGCAAACCGGTGATGGCCAGATCGAGAACGACTACACGCTCAAGCTGGTCAACAAGAACACCCAGCCACGCCGCTACCGCATCAGCCTCGGCGCGGACGACACCGGGCTGCGCCTGAACGGCCCGGGCACGATCGAAGCCGGCCCCGAGCAGGTGCTGCCGGTGGTCGTGAGCGTGACCGCGACCGAGGAAATACAGGGGCGCAGGGTCCTGCACTTCGTGGTGGAAAGCGAGGACGGCAGGGAAAAGCGCGTGATCGAGAACAGCTTCTTCGGACCGGTGCAATGA
- a CDS encoding conserved hypothetical protein (Evidence 4 : Homologs of previously reported genes of unknown function) — protein sequence MLSGIITTFLLLLFIALWIWAWQPRLRKSFDATARLAVDDDVPAGEEITGNDRRKNA from the coding sequence ATGCTTTCAGGAATCATCACCACCTTTCTGCTGCTGCTGTTCATCGCCCTGTGGATCTGGGCCTGGCAGCCGCGCCTGCGCAAGAGTTTCGACGCCACCGCACGTCTGGCCGTGGATGACGACGTGCCGGCCGGCGAGGAAATCACCGGCAATGACCGGAGGAAAAACGCATGA
- a CDS encoding Heavy metal translocating P-type ATPase, with product MPANATRPAVTGVDTAGLCQHCGEPLPAQPHTLELNGRRQAFCCHGCAAAAEWIAGSDLGSYYRLRSASAGRVGDDLPDLAVWDRADVQAEHSRDVEGGREITLLTDGMRCAACAWLINRALAREPGVVECSANAVTGRIRIAWDPARTALSAPLQRLAMLGYRPYLAGSEALERQRASERRRWLLRLGIAGLGTLQAMMMAEALYLDFNNTMQVPTRDFFRWLTFLLSTPVVFYSGWLFLSGAARELRQRQLGMDTLIASSTLLAYFASLLETIRGGPHVWYDAAVMFVFFLLIARMLEQRARNVASAQVDALARARPAFATRERADGQREAVPLAALAVDDVACVAAGEAVPADGVLLGGDDDEAWFEEALLTGESAPVRKRAGTPVYAGTTCRERPARLRVTCTGTATRLSQLVRLVEQAQAHRPALARLADRIGSRFVLTLVPVALAVFAWWWHHDASRALEVTLALLVISCPCALSLAVPAALAAAHGALARTGLLALRPDALDTLARATDVVFDKTGTLSDGRPALADVQVMEAGLSRDEALAVAAALERDSGHPLAAAFAHVDAGNLSVTGVEAVPGHGIHGTVQGRAWRLGRADFAAGRADDGALWLGDGHHASARFLLEERARADAADALAALRAQGLRLHLASGDGEAAVRRMAAALALDEVHARQSPEDKLALVRRLQTEGRVVAMIGDGLNDAPVLAGADVSIAMCDGASLAHRAADLVTTGGSLLRIPAAVQLARGTGRIIRQNLAWAAGYNLLALPLAATGLVTPWVAALGMAASSLVVTLNALRLARMAPATVSHTSPQPEAAR from the coding sequence GTGCCCGCCAACGCAACCCGGCCAGCCGTCACCGGGGTGGATACGGCAGGACTGTGCCAGCACTGCGGGGAACCGCTGCCGGCACAGCCACACACACTGGAATTGAACGGCCGGCGGCAGGCTTTCTGCTGCCACGGCTGCGCCGCCGCCGCCGAATGGATCGCCGGCTCCGACCTCGGAAGCTACTACCGGCTGCGCAGCGCCAGCGCCGGCCGCGTCGGCGACGACCTGCCCGATCTGGCGGTATGGGACCGTGCCGACGTACAGGCCGAGCACAGCCGCGACGTCGAGGGCGGGCGCGAGATCACCCTGCTCACCGACGGCATGCGCTGCGCCGCCTGCGCCTGGCTGATCAACCGCGCGCTGGCGCGCGAACCGGGCGTGGTCGAATGCAGCGCCAATGCCGTCACCGGCCGCATCCGCATCGCCTGGGACCCGGCGCGCACGGCGCTGTCGGCGCCGCTGCAGCGGCTGGCGATGCTCGGCTACCGCCCCTACCTGGCCGGCAGCGAGGCGCTGGAACGGCAGCGCGCCAGCGAGCGCCGCCGCTGGCTGCTGCGGCTCGGCATCGCCGGGCTGGGCACGCTGCAGGCGATGATGATGGCCGAGGCGCTGTACCTTGATTTCAACAACACCATGCAGGTGCCCACGCGTGATTTCTTCCGCTGGCTGACCTTCCTGCTGTCCACCCCGGTGGTGTTCTATTCCGGCTGGCTGTTCCTGAGCGGGGCCGCGCGCGAACTGCGCCAGCGGCAACTGGGGATGGACACCCTGATCGCCAGCTCCACCCTGCTGGCCTATTTCGCCAGCCTGCTGGAGACCATCCGCGGCGGGCCGCACGTGTGGTACGACGCGGCGGTGATGTTCGTGTTCTTCCTGCTGATCGCGCGCATGCTCGAACAGCGCGCGCGCAACGTCGCCAGCGCACAGGTCGATGCGCTGGCGCGGGCGCGCCCGGCCTTCGCCACCCGCGAACGCGCCGACGGCCAGCGCGAGGCGGTGCCGTTGGCGGCGCTGGCGGTGGACGACGTGGCCTGCGTCGCCGCGGGCGAGGCGGTGCCGGCCGATGGCGTGCTGCTGGGTGGCGACGACGACGAAGCATGGTTCGAGGAAGCGCTGCTGACCGGCGAATCCGCACCGGTGCGCAAGCGCGCCGGCACACCGGTCTACGCCGGCACCACCTGCCGCGAACGCCCGGCCCGGCTGCGGGTGACCTGCACCGGCACCGCCACCCGGCTGTCGCAACTGGTGCGGCTGGTGGAACAGGCACAGGCGCACCGTCCGGCGCTGGCGCGGCTGGCCGATCGCATCGGCAGCCGCTTCGTACTGACGCTGGTGCCGGTGGCCTTGGCGGTATTCGCCTGGTGGTGGCACCACGACGCCTCGCGCGCGCTGGAGGTCACCCTCGCCCTGCTGGTCATCAGCTGCCCGTGCGCGCTGTCGCTGGCGGTACCGGCGGCATTGGCCGCGGCGCACGGCGCGCTGGCCCGCACCGGCCTGCTGGCGCTGCGCCCGGACGCGCTGGACACCTTGGCACGCGCGACCGACGTGGTATTCGACAAAACCGGCACCCTCAGCGACGGCCGCCCGGCACTGGCCGACGTGCAGGTGATGGAAGCCGGCCTGTCCCGCGACGAAGCGCTGGCCGTGGCCGCTGCGCTGGAACGCGACAGCGGCCATCCGCTGGCCGCGGCTTTCGCCCATGTCGATGCCGGCAACCTTTCGGTCACCGGGGTCGAAGCCGTACCCGGCCACGGCATCCACGGCACCGTGCAGGGCCGCGCATGGCGGCTGGGGCGCGCCGATTTCGCCGCCGGCCGCGCCGACGACGGCGCACTGTGGCTGGGTGACGGCCACCATGCCAGTGCCCGCTTCCTGCTCGAGGAACGCGCCCGCGCCGATGCCGCCGACGCGCTTGCCGCGCTGCGCGCGCAGGGCCTGCGCCTGCACCTTGCCAGCGGCGACGGCGAGGCTGCGGTGCGGCGCATGGCCGCCGCGCTGGCACTGGATGAAGTGCACGCGCGGCAATCGCCCGAGGACAAGCTGGCGCTGGTGCGGCGCCTGCAGACCGAGGGCCGGGTGGTGGCGATGATCGGCGATGGCCTCAACGACGCCCCGGTGCTGGCCGGCGCCGACGTGTCCATCGCCATGTGCGACGGCGCCTCGCTGGCGCACCGCGCCGCCGACCTGGTCACCACCGGCGGCAGCCTGCTGCGCATCCCCGCCGCGGTGCAGCTGGCGCGCGGCACCGGCCGCATCATCCGCCAGAACCTGGCCTGGGCCGCCGGCTACAATCTGCTGGCGCTGCCACTGGCCGCCACCGGCCTGGTCACGCCGTGGGTGGCCGCGCTGGGCATGGCGGCTTCGTCGCTGGTGGTCACCCTCAATGCCCTGCGTCTGGCACGGATGGCACCGGCCACCGTTTCCCACACCTCACCGCAGCCGGAGGCCGCACGATGA
- the fixN gene encoding Cytochrome c oxidase subunit 1 homolog, bacteroid, with product MQSVQGTYNDKVVHQFAVATVFWGIIGMAVGVLCAAQLYWPALNFDIPWLTYSRLRPLHTNGVIFAFGGSVLFATSLYVVQRTCHVRLISDKLAAFVFWGWQAAMVGAVITLPLGITQSKEYAELEWPLDVLITIVWVAYGWLFFRTIAKRQVKHIYVANWFYGAYIIGVGLLHVVNNMVMPAGLWKSYSLYSGAVDAMAQWWYGHNAVAFLLTVGYLAMMYYFVPKQAQRPIYSYRLSIVHFWALISIYMWAGPHHLHYTALPDWAQSVGMVFSVILLAPSWGGAMNGILTLSGVWHKLRTDPILKFLIVAISFYMIATFEGPMLSIKTVNSLSHYTDWTVGHVHAGTLGWVAMISIGSLYSLYPRLLGLQGMYSTKLIDVHFWLHTLGVVFYIVSMWIAGITQGLMWRATNSDGTLTYTFVESLVSTYPYYLGRLLGGLMILAGMCLMGWHMWKTRQQVRGLAEQPVMAPDTANAEAEA from the coding sequence ATGCAAAGCGTGCAGGGAACTTACAACGACAAGGTGGTGCACCAGTTCGCGGTCGCGACCGTGTTCTGGGGCATCATCGGCATGGCCGTGGGCGTGCTCTGCGCCGCCCAGCTGTACTGGCCGGCACTGAATTTCGACATCCCCTGGCTCACCTACAGCCGGCTGCGGCCGCTGCACACCAACGGCGTGATCTTCGCCTTCGGTGGCTCGGTCCTGTTCGCCACCTCCCTGTACGTGGTACAGCGCACCTGCCACGTGCGGCTGATCTCCGACAAGCTGGCCGCCTTCGTGTTCTGGGGCTGGCAGGCGGCAATGGTCGGCGCGGTCATCACCCTGCCGCTGGGCATCACCCAGAGCAAGGAATACGCCGAGCTGGAATGGCCGCTGGACGTGCTGATCACCATCGTCTGGGTGGCCTACGGCTGGCTGTTCTTCCGCACCATCGCCAAGCGCCAGGTCAAGCACATCTACGTGGCCAACTGGTTCTACGGCGCCTACATCATCGGCGTGGGCCTGCTGCACGTGGTCAACAACATGGTGATGCCGGCCGGGCTGTGGAAGTCCTACTCGCTGTACAGCGGCGCGGTCGACGCGATGGCGCAGTGGTGGTACGGGCACAACGCGGTGGCGTTCCTGCTGACCGTCGGCTACCTGGCGATGATGTACTACTTCGTGCCCAAGCAGGCGCAGCGCCCGATCTATTCCTACCGGCTGTCGATCGTGCACTTCTGGGCGCTGATCTCCATCTACATGTGGGCCGGCCCGCACCACCTGCACTACACCGCGCTGCCGGACTGGGCGCAGTCGGTGGGCATGGTGTTCTCGGTGATCCTGCTGGCGCCCAGCTGGGGTGGCGCGATGAACGGCATCCTCACGCTCTCCGGCGTGTGGCACAAGCTGCGCACCGACCCGATCCTGAAATTCCTGATCGTGGCCATCAGCTTCTACATGATCGCCACCTTCGAAGGCCCGATGCTGTCGATCAAGACGGTCAACTCGCTGTCCCACTACACCGACTGGACCGTGGGCCACGTCCACGCCGGCACCCTGGGCTGGGTGGCGATGATCTCGATCGGCTCGCTGTATTCGCTGTACCCGCGCCTGCTGGGCCTGCAGGGCATGTACTCGACCAAGCTGATCGACGTGCATTTCTGGCTGCATACCCTCGGCGTGGTGTTCTACATCGTCTCGATGTGGATCGCCGGCATCACCCAGGGCCTGATGTGGCGCGCCACCAACAGCGACGGCACGCTGACCTACACCTTCGTGGAGAGCCTGGTCAGCACTTACCCGTACTACCTGGGGCGCCTGCTGGGCGGCCTGATGATCCTGGCCGGCATGTGCCTGATGGGCTGGCACATGTGGAAGACCCGGCAGCAGGTGCGCGGCCTCGCCGAGCAGCCCGTCATGGCTCCCGATACCGCCAATGCCGAAGCCGAGGCCTGA
- a CDS encoding 3-hydroxyacyl-CoA dehydrogenase NAD-binding, whose product MLSGFDGLRFTHWQAEIRDDGIVVLALDRHDSPVNAMSQDVLLELGDIVERLAIDPPKGVVIRSAKAAGFIAGADLKEFQEFDRRGTVNDAIRRGQSVYQKLAELPCPTVAAIHGHCLGGGTELALACRYRVASNDASTRIGLPETQLGIFPGWGGSARLPRLVGAPAAMDMMLTGRTLSASAARGIGLIDKVAAPAVLVDAAVALAQSGATRPFRQRASAWLTNTWLARQILAPQMVKQVARKAKKEHYPAPYALISTWERSGGGNIHKRLDAERRAVVKLAGGTTARNLIRIFFLTERLKALGGKDANIRHVHVVGAGVMGGDIAAWAAYKGFEVTLQDREQRFIDPAMTRAQALFAKKVKDESKRPEVAARLKADLAGDGVARADLVIEAIIENPEAKRELYQSLEPKMKADALLTSNTSSIPLVELREHIARPAQFAGLHYFNPVAQMPLVEIIHHDGMAAETGQRLAAFCKALGKFPVPVAGSPGFLVNRVLFPYMLEAATAYAEGIPGAVIDKVAVKFGMPMGPIELIDTVGLDVAAGVSKELAPFLGLQVPAALATVEPGKRGKKDGQGIYKWENGRAVKPEVAKDYQAPSDLEDRLILPLLNEAVACLHEGVVADADLLDAGVIFGTGFAPFRGGPIQHIRATGADMLVEKLHTLQARHGDRFSPRPGWDAPVLREPAA is encoded by the coding sequence ATGCTTTCAGGTTTCGATGGGCTCCGCTTCACGCATTGGCAGGCTGAAATCCGCGACGATGGCATCGTCGTGCTTGCACTGGACCGCCACGACAGCCCGGTCAACGCGATGTCGCAGGACGTGCTGCTGGAACTGGGCGACATCGTCGAACGGCTGGCAATCGACCCGCCCAAGGGCGTGGTGATCCGCTCGGCCAAGGCCGCCGGCTTCATCGCCGGCGCCGACCTCAAGGAATTCCAGGAATTCGACCGCCGCGGCACGGTCAACGACGCCATCCGCCGCGGCCAGAGCGTCTACCAGAAACTGGCCGAACTGCCCTGTCCGACCGTCGCGGCCATCCACGGCCACTGCCTGGGTGGCGGCACCGAGCTGGCGCTGGCCTGCCGCTATCGCGTCGCCTCCAACGATGCCTCCACCCGCATCGGCCTGCCCGAAACCCAGCTGGGCATCTTCCCCGGCTGGGGCGGCAGCGCGCGCCTGCCGCGGCTGGTCGGCGCCCCGGCGGCGATGGACATGATGCTGACCGGGCGCACGCTGTCGGCCTCGGCCGCGCGCGGCATCGGCCTGATCGACAAGGTCGCCGCGCCGGCGGTGCTGGTGGACGCGGCGGTGGCGCTGGCGCAGTCCGGCGCCACCCGGCCATTCAGGCAGCGCGCCAGCGCATGGCTGACCAACACCTGGCTGGCGCGCCAGATCCTCGCCCCGCAGATGGTCAAGCAGGTCGCGCGCAAGGCGAAGAAGGAGCATTACCCGGCCCCGTATGCGCTGATCTCGACGTGGGAACGCAGCGGCGGCGGCAACATCCACAAGCGGCTGGATGCCGAGCGCCGCGCGGTGGTCAAGCTGGCCGGCGGTACGACCGCGCGCAACCTGATCCGCATCTTCTTCCTGACCGAGCGGCTCAAGGCCCTCGGCGGCAAGGACGCGAACATCAGGCACGTACACGTGGTCGGCGCCGGCGTGATGGGCGGCGACATCGCCGCGTGGGCGGCCTACAAGGGCTTCGAGGTAACCCTGCAGGACCGCGAGCAGCGCTTCATCGACCCGGCCATGACCCGCGCGCAGGCGCTGTTCGCCAAGAAGGTGAAGGACGAGAGCAAGCGCCCGGAGGTGGCGGCGCGGCTGAAGGCCGACCTGGCCGGCGACGGCGTGGCCCGTGCCGACCTGGTGATCGAGGCGATCATCGAGAACCCGGAAGCCAAGCGCGAGCTGTACCAGTCGCTGGAGCCGAAAATGAAGGCCGACGCGCTGCTGACCAGCAACACCTCCTCGATCCCGCTGGTGGAACTGCGCGAGCACATCGCCCGTCCGGCGCAGTTCGCCGGCCTGCACTACTTCAATCCGGTGGCGCAGATGCCGCTGGTGGAGATCATCCACCACGACGGCATGGCCGCCGAAACCGGGCAGCGGCTGGCCGCATTCTGCAAGGCGCTGGGCAAGTTCCCGGTGCCGGTGGCCGGCAGTCCCGGCTTCCTGGTCAACCGCGTGCTGTTCCCGTACATGCTGGAAGCGGCCACCGCCTACGCCGAAGGCATCCCCGGCGCGGTGATCGACAAGGTGGCCGTGAAATTCGGCATGCCGATGGGGCCGATCGAGCTGATCGACACCGTCGGCCTGGACGTGGCCGCCGGCGTCAGCAAGGAACTGGCCCCGTTCCTCGGCCTGCAGGTGCCGGCAGCGCTGGCTACCGTGGAGCCGGGCAAGCGCGGCAAGAAGGACGGCCAGGGCATCTACAAGTGGGAGAACGGCCGCGCGGTAAAGCCCGAAGTGGCCAAGGACTACCAGGCACCATCGGACCTGGAGGACCGGCTGATCCTGCCGCTGCTCAACGAGGCGGTGGCCTGCCTGCACGAGGGCGTGGTGGCCGACGCCGACCTGCTCGACGCCGGGGTGATCTTCGGCACCGGCTTCGCGCCGTTCCGCGGCGGCCCGATCCAGCACATCCGCGCCACCGGCGCCGACATGCTGGTGGAAAAACTGCATACCCTGCAGGCCCGCCACGGCGACCGCTTCTCCCCGCGCCCGGGCTGGGACGCCCCGGTGCTGCGCGAGCCGGCAGCCTGA
- a CDS encoding Azurin, producing MKLSRVFLALALLGAAGIAQAAGNCTISLKGDDAMKFDLREATVSASCATVTVELTHTGKLPVAAMGHNVVITTTADLAAVARDGVKAGTANNYVAKDDARVIAHTALVGGGATTRVTFPGRKLTAGSDYSFFCSFPGHSALMKGKLVVTR from the coding sequence ATGAAGCTTTCCCGCGTCTTCCTCGCCCTCGCCCTGCTCGGCGCCGCCGGCATTGCCCAGGCCGCCGGCAACTGCACCATCTCGCTGAAGGGCGACGACGCCATGAAGTTCGACCTGCGCGAGGCCACCGTGTCGGCCAGCTGCGCCACTGTCACCGTCGAGCTGACCCACACCGGCAAGCTGCCGGTCGCCGCGATGGGCCACAACGTGGTCATCACCACCACCGCCGACCTGGCCGCCGTGGCCCGCGACGGCGTCAAGGCCGGCACCGCCAACAATTACGTGGCCAAGGACGACGCCCGCGTGATCGCCCACACCGCGCTGGTCGGTGGCGGCGCCACCACCCGCGTCACCTTCCCCGGCCGCAAGCTCACCGCCGGCAGCGACTACAGCTTCTTCTGCAGCTTCCCCGGCCACTCCGCGCTGATGAAGGGCAAGCTGGTCGTCACCCGCTGA